A stretch of the Acetomicrobium thermoterrenum DSM 13490 genome encodes the following:
- the cmk gene encoding (d)CMP kinase has translation MKSGKTIIIAIDGPAGSGKSSVARRVAEELGFAYLDSGAIYRAVSLYLSQKCISSDDVAKIEVELEKLTIQIDYQQRIFVNGADVTGEIRSPKVDEVVSFYSSLPVVRHRLLSIQRKLGDRQNLIAEGRDMGTVVFPNADLKIFLKANARTRAARRWKELAERGVEISYDDVYYQIIQRDELDSKRKLSPLLPAEDAIILDTSDLTLEEVVEAVKNLIKECVLKVKERDC, from the coding sequence ATGAAGAGCGGTAAAACGATAATAATAGCCATAGATGGTCCTGCGGGTTCAGGAAAAAGCAGCGTCGCTCGAAGGGTTGCCGAAGAATTGGGGTTTGCCTATCTTGATTCCGGGGCAATATACAGAGCTGTGTCTCTCTATTTATCTCAAAAGTGTATCTCTTCGGATGATGTTGCAAAAATTGAAGTGGAGCTCGAGAAACTGACAATTCAAATCGACTATCAGCAGCGTATTTTCGTGAACGGTGCCGACGTTACGGGGGAAATACGCTCTCCTAAAGTGGATGAAGTTGTCTCTTTTTATTCTTCCTTGCCGGTAGTCAGGCACCGGCTTCTTTCTATTCAAAGAAAGCTAGGGGATAGACAGAATTTGATAGCTGAAGGAAGAGATATGGGAACGGTTGTCTTTCCCAATGCTGATCTAAAGATCTTTCTGAAGGCCAATGCTAGGACGCGAGCGGCAAGGCGATGGAAAGAACTGGCAGAACGAGGGGTAGAAATATCCTACGATGATGTATATTATCAAATCATTCAAAGGGACGAGTTGGACAGCAAAAGGAAGTTATCCCCTCTGTTGCCCGCAGAGGACGCGATAATATTGGATACAAGCGACTTAACACTGGAAGAGGTCGTAGAAGCTGTTAAAAACCTGATAAAAGAGTGCGTTTTAAAGGTGAAAGAGCGTGACTGTTAA
- a CDS encoding pseudouridine synthase, translating into MKEITADANLHYDKPIRLNKYLAMCGLGSRRKAEALIVSGRVKVDGEIAAGPWIMVNTSYNVEVDGKIVAPLRNLYLVMNKPRNCVCAVVDSRYTTVIDLLPKDFIGYRLFPVGRLDKNSSGLLILTNDGDFAQDIIHPRNGITKTYRVMLNKPMTSGDLEKWRKGVYLDDRLIKPKDVKILSDKWCVIEIYEGKKREIRRMAECLGYKVVELVRIKIGRLELKTLDEGCFLKFGKDKLLKMICNGGVV; encoded by the coding sequence ATGAAGGAAATAACAGCTGATGCTAATTTACATTATGATAAACCAATAAGGTTAAATAAGTACCTTGCCATGTGTGGCTTGGGTTCCAGGAGAAAGGCAGAGGCTCTAATCGTAAGCGGAAGGGTTAAAGTGGACGGAGAGATCGCTGCAGGTCCCTGGATCATGGTCAATACAAGTTATAATGTGGAAGTAGATGGGAAAATCGTAGCTCCTTTAAGGAATCTCTATTTGGTTATGAATAAGCCACGCAATTGCGTTTGTGCCGTTGTGGATTCAAGATATACTACGGTCATAGACCTTCTTCCCAAAGATTTTATAGGGTATCGCCTTTTTCCTGTTGGAAGGTTGGACAAAAACAGCAGTGGACTATTGATATTAACGAACGACGGTGATTTCGCCCAAGATATAATACATCCTAGGAACGGCATAACCAAGACATATCGTGTAATGCTTAATAAGCCTATGACTTCAGGCGATTTGGAAAAATGGCGTAAGGGAGTTTATCTCGACGATAGATTAATAAAACCAAAAGATGTTAAAATACTCTCGGATAAATGGTGCGTAATAGAGATTTACGAAGGCAAGAAGCGTGAAATTAGGAGAATGGCCGAATGTCTCGGATATAAGGTCGTCGAATTGGTCAGGATAAAGATAGGCCGCCTGGAGCTTAAAACATTAGATGAAGGTTGTTTTTTGAAGTTCGGTAAAGATAAATTATTAAAAATGATTTGCAATGGGGGCGTAGTTTAA
- a CDS encoding HDOD domain-containing protein — translation MPTDGSPREIVKKRILKKVKDIPSLPQFVLLTLKKLDDERSSASDVANTLSKDQGLVVRVLRLANSAYYGIPRTITSVTEAVAILGYKTLRSIVLAASIYPYMSGSQKGYALDKGELWRHSLGVAYLSRYIGEKVGGLDLEELYLAGLLHDIGKIVLNEYVRYGYSIISKMVEEEAVPFTQAEREVLGFDHAEIGEIIIDQWALPEVYALAARYHHTPDDLPDEKASYRPVVDVVHASNSICLMLGFGLGADGLQHYMSEKSLERLQLKDEIELLMSEAVNILYQLDEEIRSEEII, via the coding sequence ATGCCAACAGATGGAAGTCCGAGGGAAATAGTAAAAAAACGCATACTCAAAAAGGTAAAAGATATTCCATCCCTGCCTCAGTTTGTGCTTTTAACACTCAAGAAGTTAGATGACGAAAGAAGCAGTGCCTCCGACGTGGCCAACACTCTCTCAAAGGATCAGGGGTTGGTCGTTCGTGTCTTACGTCTGGCCAATTCTGCCTATTACGGGATTCCAAGGACAATTACCAGTGTAACCGAAGCTGTTGCCATATTGGGATATAAAACCCTTAGAAGCATAGTTTTGGCAGCTAGTATTTATCCCTATATGTCGGGATCGCAAAAGGGATATGCTCTCGATAAGGGCGAGTTGTGGCGTCATTCGTTGGGTGTGGCATACCTTTCCCGCTATATTGGTGAGAAGGTGGGTGGATTGGATCTGGAGGAATTGTACCTTGCCGGATTGTTGCACGACATAGGGAAAATAGTTCTCAACGAATACGTCAGATACGGATATTCGATAATAAGCAAGATGGTAGAAGAAGAGGCTGTCCCCTTTACTCAAGCAGAGAGGGAAGTTTTAGGATTCGATCACGCCGAAATAGGCGAAATAATAATAGATCAATGGGCTTTGCCGGAAGTATACGCTTTGGCCGCTCGATATCACCATACACCAGATGATTTGCCGGACGAGAAGGCCTCCTATAGGCCTGTTGTCGATGTCGTGCATGCATCCAATTCTATATGTCTTATGTTGGGATTTGGACTGGGTGCTGACGGTCTCCAGCATTATATGTCGGAAAAATCGTTAGAAAGGCTGCAATTAAAGGACGAAATTGAGCTTCTGATGTCTGAGGCAGTTAACATACTATATCAATTGGACGAAGAAATAAGATCAGAGGAGATCATATGA
- the scpB gene encoding SMC-Scp complex subunit ScpB — protein MSDSRNAMDELARKVEAILFVSSEPVKSADISNALGVDVKIVEERLNDIKEHYKSHHGLTLINVAGGWQMATAGDLKDVIEEYNNSYGYKLRLSKAAMETLAIIAYKQPITRTEIEEIRGVRSDKVLETLLSTGLIKVAGRKKGTGSPLLYRTTQEFLEVFGINSLSELPTEEELKNEGNNS, from the coding sequence ATGTCCGACTCAAGGAATGCAATGGATGAGCTTGCAAGAAAAGTGGAAGCTATTTTATTTGTATCGTCGGAACCGGTGAAATCTGCAGACATTTCCAATGCACTTGGAGTCGACGTTAAAATTGTCGAGGAAAGATTAAATGACATCAAAGAACATTACAAATCTCACCACGGTCTTACCCTTATAAATGTGGCCGGGGGATGGCAGATGGCAACGGCCGGCGATCTGAAAGATGTGATAGAGGAGTATAACAACTCCTATGGTTATAAGCTTCGTTTGAGCAAAGCCGCAATGGAGACGCTTGCGATAATTGCTTATAAACAACCTATCACCAGGACCGAGATAGAAGAAATAAGGGGCGTAAGAAGCGATAAAGTTCTGGAAACCCTATTATCAACGGGGTTGATCAAAGTGGCAGGCCGCAAAAAGGGGACAGGATCTCCCTTGCTATACAGAACAACTCAGGAATTTTTGGAGGTCTTTGGGATCAATTCCCTTAGCGAATTGCCCACTGAAGAGGAATTGAAAAATGAAGGAAATAACAGCTGA